The Salmonella enterica subsp. houtenae serovar Houten genome has a segment encoding these proteins:
- the amyS gene encoding alpha-amylase: MKNPTLLQYFHWYYPDGGKLWPELAERADGLNDIGINMVWLPPACKGASGGYSVGYDTYDLFDLGEFDQKGTVATKYGDKRQLLTAIDALKKNNIAVLLDVVVNHKMGADEKERIRVQRVNQNDRTQIDDNIIECEGWTRYTFPARAGQYSNFIWDYHCFSGIDHIENPDEDGIFKIVNDYTGDGWNDQVDDEMGNFDYLMGENIDFRNHAVTEEIKYWARWVMEQTHCDGFRLDAVKHIPAWFYKEWIEHVQAVAPTPLFIVAEYWSHEVDKLQTYIDQVDGKTMLFDAPLQMKFHEASRQGADYDMRHIFTDTLVEADPFHAVTLVANHDTQPLQALEAPVEPWFKPVAYALILLRENGVPSVFYPDLYGASYEDSGENGETCRVDMPIIPQLDRLILARQRFAHGIQTLFFDHPNCIAFSRSGTEENPGCVVVLSNGDDGEKTLLLGDNYANKTWRDFLGNRDEHVVTNDQGEATFFCNGGSVSVWIIEDM; encoded by the coding sequence ATGAAAAACCCCACGTTATTGCAGTACTTCCACTGGTATTATCCCGACGGCGGTAAACTCTGGCCTGAGCTGGCGGAACGAGCTGATGGGCTGAATGATATCGGTATCAATATGGTCTGGCTACCGCCCGCCTGTAAAGGCGCCTCCGGCGGCTATTCCGTAGGCTATGATACCTACGACCTGTTTGACCTCGGCGAATTTGACCAAAAAGGAACCGTCGCGACAAAGTACGGTGATAAACGCCAGTTACTGACGGCGATAGACGCGCTCAAAAAAAATAATATTGCGGTGCTGCTCGACGTAGTCGTGAACCACAAAATGGGCGCTGACGAAAAAGAACGTATTCGCGTTCAGCGCGTGAATCAGAATGACCGCACGCAAATCGATGACAACATCATCGAATGCGAAGGCTGGACACGCTACACCTTCCCTGCCCGCGCGGGCCAGTATTCCAACTTTATTTGGGATTATCACTGTTTCAGCGGCATTGATCACATTGAGAATCCCGACGAAGACGGCATTTTTAAGATCGTCAATGACTATACCGGCGATGGCTGGAACGATCAGGTTGATGATGAGATGGGTAATTTCGACTATCTGATGGGTGAAAATATCGATTTTCGCAATCACGCGGTTACGGAAGAGATTAAATATTGGGCTCGTTGGGTCATGGAACAGACCCACTGTGACGGCTTTCGCCTGGACGCGGTAAAACATATACCCGCCTGGTTTTATAAGGAATGGATTGAGCATGTCCAGGCGGTCGCGCCAACACCGCTGTTTATTGTCGCAGAATACTGGTCGCATGAAGTGGATAAACTGCAAACGTACATCGATCAGGTTGACGGGAAAACCATGCTGTTCGACGCGCCGTTGCAGATGAAATTTCACGAGGCCTCCCGCCAGGGCGCGGATTATGACATGCGCCACATTTTCACCGACACGCTGGTAGAAGCCGACCCTTTTCATGCGGTGACGCTGGTCGCTAACCACGATACACAACCGTTACAGGCGCTGGAAGCGCCGGTAGAACCCTGGTTCAAACCGGTGGCCTATGCGCTGATCCTGCTTCGTGAAAATGGCGTACCGTCGGTGTTTTATCCCGATTTATACGGCGCCAGCTATGAGGATAGCGGCGAAAATGGCGAGACCTGTCGGGTCGACATGCCGATAATTCCCCAACTGGATCGGCTGATTCTCGCCCGTCAGCGTTTTGCGCACGGCATACAAACACTCTTTTTCGATCATCCTAACTGTATTGCCTTTAGTCGCAGCGGTACTGAAGAGAATCCAGGCTGTGTGGTTGTACTTTCTAATGGCGACGACGGTGAAAAAACCCTCCTGCTCGGCGACAATTACGCTAACAAAACCTGGCGTGATTTTCTGGGAAACCGGGATGAGCATGTTGTAACTAATGATCAAGGCGAAGCGACTTTCTTCTGCAACGGGGGCAGCGTCAGCGTGTGGATCATTGAGGACATGTGA
- the yedD gene encoding lipoprotein, translating into MKKVAIVGALLVLAGCAEVENYHDVVKTPAPAGLEGYWQSKGPQRKLVSPEAIASLVVTKEGDTLDCRQWQRVIALPGKLTMLSDDLTNVTVKRELYEIERDGNTLEYDGMTLQRVARPTPECAAALEKTPLPTPLP; encoded by the coding sequence ATGAAAAAAGTAGCGATCGTTGGCGCATTGCTGGTTCTGGCCGGATGCGCCGAGGTGGAAAACTATCATGATGTGGTGAAAACGCCCGCGCCGGCCGGTCTGGAAGGGTACTGGCAGTCAAAAGGCCCGCAACGTAAGCTGGTGAGCCCTGAAGCTATCGCCAGCCTGGTAGTGACTAAAGAGGGCGATACGCTGGACTGCCGCCAGTGGCAGCGCGTTATTGCCCTGCCGGGCAAGCTGACCATGCTCTCCGATGATTTAACCAATGTTACGGTTAAGCGTGAGCTTTATGAGATTGAGCGCGACGGAAATACCCTGGAATATGATGGCATGACGCTGCAACGGGTCGCTCGTCCGACGCCGGAGTGCGCCGCCGCGTTAGAAAAAACGCCGCTGCCGACGCCACTGCCGTAA
- the fliT gene encoding flagellar protein FliT — protein sequence MTSTVEFINRWQRIALLSQSLLELAQRGEWDLLLQQEVSYLQSIETVMEKQTPPGITRSIQDMVAGYIKQTLDNEQLLKGLLQQRLDELSSLIGQSTRQKSLNNAYGRLSGMLLVPDAPGAP from the coding sequence GTTGGCAGCGTATTGCGCTGCTCAGTCAATCGCTGCTTGAACTTGCGCAGCGAGGTGAATGGGATCTCTTATTGCAACAAGAGGTCTCTTATCTGCAAAGTATCGAAACGGTGATGGAAAAGCAAACTCCACCGGGCATTACACGAAGTATTCAGGATATGGTCGCCGGGTACATCAAACAAACGCTGGATAATGAGCAGCTCCTCAAAGGGCTGCTGCAACAGCGACTGGATGAACTCAGTAGTTTGATCGGACAATCCACCCGCCAAAAATCGCTCAACAACGCTTATGGTCGTCTTTCCGGTATGTTACTCGTACCAGACGCGCCTGGCGCCCCATAA